Proteins encoded by one window of Arachis hypogaea cultivar Tifrunner chromosome 1, arahy.Tifrunner.gnm2.J5K5, whole genome shotgun sequence:
- the LOC140183914 gene encoding uncharacterized protein — MFVVTRTSKKGEADSGTQETIEHLQNLKEAGYNDDEAVQTVFGKERHGRVRFYGRSVTKSSLKKEKEIRQMQQQHNEVVSTMEKNQNNLTSKLDGLTNLIKTLLQQVNPGMSAEQVQVMIEAAQQSPPDASSAPNDARRSIPPSLGSNHVSKDMEEDMM; from the exons ATGTTTGTTGTAACTCGTACGAGCAAAAAAGGAGAGGCTGATTCGGGAACACAAGAGACAATT GAACATCTTCAAAATTTGAAAGAAGCAGGATACAATGATGATGAAGCAGTTCAAACAGTTTTTGGAAAGGAGAGACATGGAAGAGTTCGTTTCTATGGTCGATCAGTCACAAAATCCTCTcttaaaaaggaaaaggaaatccGACAAATGCAGCAACAACATAATGAAGTGGTTTCAACTAtggagaaaaatcaaaataacttAACTTCCAAGTTGGATGGTTTAACAAACTTGATTAAGACGTTGTTGCAACAAGTCAATCCTGGTATGAGTGCAGAACAAGTGCAAGTAATGATAGAAGCTGCCCAACAATCTCCGCCTGACGCGAGTAGTGCACCAAATGATGCGCGGCGAAGCATTCCTCCTTCACTTGGATCGAACCATGTATCAAAGGATATGGAA